The following coding sequences are from one Dermacentor andersoni chromosome 5, qqDerAnde1_hic_scaffold, whole genome shotgun sequence window:
- the LOC126532123 gene encoding xaa-Arg dipeptidase-like — MTCVSEEQQREQRWRALSEQLLSEPELAFHEQRAHDLICAELAREGFAVRRNYVFSTAFRAEYQFPPEPAPVEGITVGLVCEYDALPGLGHACGHNLVAAGTLAAASAIRQRMEKEQVHGRLVVLGAPGSEAPRPCCKSQLLDQGELSGLTALLALHPTSARDLGCCPGIDQETAGQWLDVRFRGAAALDAAVLSYWVLASRCRGIVSQGGSNPCEPTTRSESQYVLLASDDAQLGERRQAAEDALLGVAKATGCFLECRFGKPRPRPVFSRTLEQLYSAEVQKTGVPPPWFSCSSGQWYGAWSDWGRVSRALPCLRASYTLPGAFGAPHSRAFAEAVSTPHALTATFEAADALAATALKLLVQRDDTLVAQHRQQQAHVPLTRAQ; from the exons ATGACTTGCGTGTCGGAGGAGCAGCAGCGAGAACAGCGATGGCGTGCGCTGAGTGAACAACTGTTGTCGGAGCCAGAGCTTGCGTTCCACGAGCAACGTGCCCACGACCTAATCTGTGCGGAACTCGCGCGCGAGGGATTCGCCGTTCGGCGCAACTACGTTTTCAGCACGGCCTTCCGCGCAGAGTACCAGTTCCCGCCTGAGCCAG CGCCAGTAGAGGGCATCACTGTTGGACTTGTCTGCGAATACGACGCTCTGCCTGGACTGGGCCACGCCTGCGGTCACAACCTGGTAGCTGCCGGCACTCTAGCAGCGGCGTCCGCCATTCGTCAGCGCATGGAG AAAGAACAGGTGCACGGTCGACTCGTGGTGCTCGGCGCACCAGGCTCCGAGGCTCCCCGGCCATGTTGCAAGTCGCAGCTGCTCGACCAGGGCGAGCTGTCGGGTCTGACCGCGCTCCTTGCTCTGCACCCTACCTCAGCCCGCGATCTCGGCTGCTGCCCCGGCATCGACCAAGAAACTGCCGGGCAGTGGCTAGACGTGCGGTTTCGCGGTGCCGCGGCGCTGGACGCTGCCGTGCTCTCGTACTGGGTCCTCGCGAGCCGCTGCCGCGGCATTGTCAGCCAAGGGGGAAGTAATCCGTGCGAACCGACGACCCGCTCCGAGTCGCAgtacgtgctcctcgcctccgaCGACGCGCAACTGGGCGAGCGGAGGCAGGCGGCCGAAGACGCTCTGCTGGGCGTCGCCAAGGCGACAGGCTGCTTCCTCGAGTGCCGCTTCGGCAAGCCCAGACCCCGGCCTGTCTTCAGCCGTACCCTGGAACAACTGTACTCCGCGGAGGTGCAGAAGACAG GCGTTCCCCCACCCTGGTTCTCGTGCTCCAGCGGCCAATGGTACGGCGCCTGGTCGGACTGGGGCAGGGTGTCACGAGCGTTGCCCTGCCTGCGCGCCTCCTACACGCTGCCGGGTGCCTTTGGTGCGCCTCATTCGCGCGCCTTCGCCGAAGCAGTCTCGACACCGCACGCACTGACCGCCACCTTCGAAGCCGCGGATGCGCTGGCAGCCACTGCCCTCAAACTTCTCGTTCAGCGGGACGACACCTTAGTAGCCCAGCACCGGCAGCAACAAGCACATGTGCCGCTGACACGCGCGCAGTAA